The Erpetoichthys calabaricus chromosome 6, fErpCal1.3, whole genome shotgun sequence genome includes the window GTGATCAGACTATGATTTTGCTTAAGATTGtgtaaaaatacagaatttgAAAATTACTTATGTTGTCATTACTTGTACTCAAAAAATGTATAACTGTAAGACAGGATTACATTCTTCAACATatcatatatataatgtatgcttTTCCATGTGGCCAAATTGTACTAATGAATGGTAGTTTACCTTCaaaaaccaattacacaaattcCATGTTTGCAGATTCTGTTGCTTTTTTGATTGTTTCTACTAACTGCATGTTTCTGCGATTCAGTTTCTGTTAACATGGTACACATTGTATAAATATGAAGATGTGCTTTAAGCTTCAAAGCAttgaaaatactaaataaattttattttagtaatgaAAAATGGCACAACTCATTTCATCACAGGTAAAGAGAAGCCACTTCATTTGAATGTTTCTTCAATGTTTACTTTCTACAACTGTCATTTGCACTGTCAATCCCTTTCACATCTCACAGTCCTGTATGCATAACTGTTGATATGTGTGAGTCGCACTCTAGCAAGACCCTAAAGTGTATACATAGGTTAGAAAACGGACATATGGTTGGACTGATTTACATCTGTAGAAGTGCTTATTCCAATCTaagaatgaatgcaaagcctcTTGTTTATTTATCAGGGCTATGTAGGACATTATTTAAAAGCAATGAATTTCACTGTCTTTCTGTCTCCTCTTGCAAATGTGTGACAGTACAACTTAAACAATTACACCTAATGTGGTGGGTAACATTATTTTACTCTCAGAGCACACACAAATCTATTCCTGAAGTTAATTCCATAATGGGTTAACAGTGGTAATAACGCAagaatttatgtgtgtgttttatttttttttttaaataacaagtaCAATTTTTGTACTCGTGCGCTGACGTTTTGTTGCAGAAACAAAAAGGCATTTTCATATATCAACATCAGCTTTTTTGTTCTTGACATATGTTGATGGTGCTGTATTATCAACACCGTCCACCATTTTTATATctaatttttgctcagtttttatCATGTGTTATTGTGCTTTCTGAGGTAATTTGTCTACTTGCAGTCACCCACTTTCTCAGTACTACTAATACTATAAAAAAGCTGGTACCATTacattttcataattataattCCAAACTCATACCTAAATATTGGTTCTTGTGACATCTTTACTCTGATGTTATTTGCTACATACTGCAGTGTTGGTGTCTGTGCATCTAGGGATCCATTTTTGAACTTGCTTTcttaatagatttttttaaattgttttttagatactattttattattaataataaaaagctgTTCATCTATGGCATTAACTACATATTATGTGGACAGtacttacaaaaaaataaattaaccaaaAGTCAACCATTTTACATGCTAGGTTGAATATGTCTTCTGCCCTCTGCAACACTGTACTGAAATAAGCTATATGAGGAAACTAATTAATGTTTGTTATTAATTGTCAATAAATTTGAAACCTAGTGTTTACATGGTAATAATAAAAGTCACAAGACAGTAGTCAGTATAAATACAGTTTAGATTTGGGAATTTCTTACATTGTATTTGAAAACTTATTTTTTCTAGGAGTACTACTTCCAGACTGTTTCCATCATTGCCAGTAGAGAACAGTGACTGTGCTGGCTACCCAACATTAAACAACAGATCTCCTGCTTTTATTGATACAAAAGAACTCTACACTGAAAATTTTCAGAAATCACCAGAAACTCAAAGTGATACCCTCTATGAAGGCGTACAGGATCTGAGCTTGATGGAATCCTGGCTTTCTGCTGTAAAGAAGGACACCAGCCTAGCAAACCTCCAGCCAGCACGTTCCCCACAGTGGATCTATGCACAGGACTCTACCTGCAGGAGTAATATGTTTGATCAGGAAGCAAAATTCAGTAGTCATGAGTATAATACAGACCCATGCATGCACAATTTTACTAAGGAGCTGCTTAATGGGGACCCTGAGAAAAATTCTTTCGATTTTAGTTCTTGTGCTTTCCATAATCAAAGTAACAGTAAAAATTCTGGACTTCAGAGAGGGAACAAAAAGGATCAATTCAGAGAGAAATTAAGCAAGCAAAATCTTGTAAACCAGAGTTCTATCAATAACCTGAGGAGTATGCACGTTGGAGATGGTTGGGGCCTACAAAAGCAAacgtttaaaaattatgaagatcATAGTAACCTTCAGtcccttaaaaaaacaattccacCACCACCAAATTCTTTTGATCAACCAAGTTTGAAAGAAAATGGGATAAACTGGAGGACCAACTCTGATACTATGATTAATAGCCAAGAATGGTGTACCGTAAATAGAAAATCTTCTGATCAAGCAAATTTAAAACTTCCAGAAACATATGCTTTTTCTTCTCGTTTCTCTCAGTCTGTGAACTCCATGCTAAAGAGTGGAGAAAATGTGTATTCAGCCAAGAGTGGGCATTTGAAACCTGACAGAGATCATTTAAGCCCCACTGGGAAGTTCAGCACTCTCTACCATATAAACCATGTTGTAAACCCACAAGCTTCATCATCTGAGGGATCCAGCTTTTCAGTTGATAGCGGTCTAGAACAAGCATCTCTCATTTCAGTTTCCCAGCCTGCCTGTTTCTCCCCAACATCTTCAGTTTGTGTAGGTACCAGAAAAGATAAAATGTCTATGGGAGATAATTCAGGCTGTTGGCTTAATCTCTTCAGTGAGAATCCAGGACAAAATATTTCTATTAATGTTTCAAGGCCGGATCATATAATGCCCAAAGAGATCCAGTACAGTAAACAGCATGGCAGCATTTCTACTGGCTGGGGATCATCTGATTCACTTAGAAATGAACAGTTTCGATTTCAGAACAAAGCAAATCAGGAGATTCAGGATGACAGAAaaggaaacaagaaaaataaCTGGTTCCCTCAACCCCACAACTTTGGTTGTTCCACCAGACATCAATATATTAATAATCTTACAAAGCACAACCAGGGTGTCTATAACACTTACGATTTCAGCAACTCATTTATTCCAAATTTCCCTTTAGTGACACCAGAGTTAAAGCagaatctcagtttttcacaatttaatCATAATGCTGGTGCCTCCCCTCTCCCAACATCTTCTCTCCCTTTTCCCGACCTTATTGATCTTCTTCATTATGAAGACTTGAGTCACTTGGGGCCTTCAGTTGATGACATTTTTTGTGGAGACATACCTCCACCTTATTTTGGTTTTCCTCAGCATTTCAGGTTTCGCTCAATGAGGAATCGCAGTAGTCCTGCCAATGAACTCCACATGCAGCTGGAAATGTGTTATGAACAGTGGCGGGCCCttgagaaggaaagaaaaaaggtttgagttgtctttattaattttagcAAAGGTTTTCATTAATTTGTCAAAATTTGTGTAAATATTGTTGACAGCTAGTTTCATAAGTGCATTAAATATGTATTCttatagatatttttatttttaaagcaatatttaaaacaaaataattttattacataGCACTTTAAACAATTTTTCACATTATCTTAATTTAAGATTTCCTTTTAGAGATTTTTTGAATAGATTTGTGAAAGATGTGTTGAATATTACCATTGTGCTCATCTCCAAGTTGTACTTTCTCACTGCCTCTTACCATTTTATCAGTGAGTTGCTTTCTGTAGCTTGTGGTTGGTTGATTATACCTGTCTTAATCAAATGAATACTGCATACTTTGAAGCAGTATGCTTTGAATCCCTAAGAAGTGAAATTCCCTTTTTACTCTTTGAATTAAGAAACAAAGCTTAAGTAATTGTGTATATTATTCTTAGATTCttagaccaggggggtatttttcgtacgtcgcttaaatcatccgagatcaggtgcctcatcttggataagttaatgccggtgacactcatccgggataggtcggtttttcaaacgcagccatgtattagattagtctagctggatctaatcatacgagatgaatgcgcgtgcccgcgctgagtgaaaagcccatatatattgagtctagaaaacatgatcagcaagtctttgataggctgtaacaaaatgacgaaagaacgggcgcatttttttttcacacacgtggtgcaagaccttttattcgaaggacatgaagaatttcaagatttaatatgcacaaggggtaacactgcaaaagcagctcagaccagaaaagatggctggcaaaaagtggccgacaaattaaacgctaagtagtgtgcattgtacttactgaatgcagcgtttcatttcctatgtgtcagattaattattatttaatatgtcataattccagatcaaacgtgagcacaaggagaacatgggaacaggttaaagtgaagtacaagaatatacttcaaactgctaaatattggtatataactatttaaagaattgttgacataaataatcatatataatataaaaaaacattaattttaaaactaataagaaggcagacaagcaaaaaaacaggtggaggtccacgcggtccagacctaacccctgcagaagagttggctctccagcaaaatgcctatcgccctgtttctgagggcattccagggggaagctcctcctcagaaccagtggcaggatgcagtggtcacttcatttcaggtaaaggatggtcattgcatatatttgtcctccatgtgtgacataggtatgttccatatagccctcttttttgttgagtcagttgcagggaatgtcatatcccttgaacctgtgtctgaccaacgagatattgacgaaggtcaaatatttgatgaagacactgtgtctgattattcatcaggtggagaggtacattttctaaataatgtttgatcaaactccactctgatcagtcccatgtgccccaatcacatttggaaatcctggtaatgagaatgttaggctgatttagattcttcatggaactgtgggtgttttagcctctgtattacctacctgcaatggcatgaaatgcctcttttattgtctgcacacgcaggtgtccaggaaacactatgaaaacccgaaggaaatatttcagagccaaacagactttacgaattgcctggcaaactgcacttttagttagattttccgtatcgcctacagtatataaaaaagtgccgcctgtaaaaaacctcaaagcaatgcatactgtctgtgtggttgtgagagcccgacttcgcctagtttgactctgaatataaggtgctaataaatctttgaggtgcaattattccccctcggctaaagcggtatctttcgaaaagaatttcctccaggaacaataaaggatcttgctgatcgcgcaaaaccctctctatatgaaattctcttcgtataatttgcgcaccaatatccaTTGGTCgctcactgattacgtgtgtaaactagtccttgtttacatagaacaaacctgctctgaggaggtttgaggattaggatgtgttgatatgacaacacttccagcaagagtttcgaaaaaccgacagatccaggatcaggccaaatcgtcaacaattacatccggctaaacgactaatccacgtacgaaaaataccccccagttctTCTTGTTCCAGATAGTTGCATTTATGCATTCCACTTGCACTGTCATCTATTTGATTTTGGGTTCATCTTAATCCTTGAGCAGAGATTTTGTTGTATATCTAAACCCCAGCCCCAGACATCTGAAAAATCCTGACACAATGCTAATTGGAACAGTATCTATACATTAGAATAATGTATTtgatattatttgttatttatatttttgagagtacaaaacaaacagtaaaacacaATTCCATCACAAGATACAATCATTCAATCATTTTGttctgtattgtgttttattttcaaaaatcagaaCATTCCAGTGGCATGCTTCTGAATCAGATAATGATAACTTAACTGATACAAAGACTTACTTCAAAATGAatgcagaggggaaaaaaatttataatataaatattgagTATTTTTTAGTCAGTTATTTCTTTGCAAATAtgtcatgcaaaattgtgttctaaagttaagcattttctataaattgaaAAACAATGCATAGCTAGTATTAGTAATTTATATTGTAACCTGTGGGGCATGGAGAACCACTGGAAACTAAAATCCTAAAAACTTAGTGAATATGTCTTCTTTGAAGCGGCAAAAGAAAACATGCTTTCTGTGTTTTAGccacatgtgatttttttttttttttactctctctCTCAAGGTAAGGTTATGTATGCTATTCACTTGTGTGATAGGAGGCAATGTCACATAAATATGGGAGTAAATCTACACAATACTAAGCACATGGTACAAACACTTTACTATGTTTTGTCCTTTGAGAGGAAAGCACAGCCCTTGTGATGAAAGGCTGTTGCTGAAGAAAACAAATTCTGAGCTAGCATGCACAGTTGGACATCTCCTCtgttggtgtttttttatttgaaaattacatgtacagtataagctattttacaatatgTTTTAATCTCAAGACATGGATCAGTGCTCATCAACAATTTTGGCTTAAAGAATTGCCAGCTTTGCAGGCTTTTGTTTCCCAGGAAACTTTTGCCCCATAACGTTTCATAATAAAACATCgagtgaatatgtattttttaaaatgtatagaagACAACTCTAGAAAAAAAATTTGCATGACAAATTCATATATGCTatgtttttgaagaaataacttcaacttgaaaaataccaaactttaaGATAATTTAAGATAATGCTGGACACTAACATTGAGTTATATTAGGTGGGTGAGGATTCTTCCAGGTTATCAAGATGAGCCTTAAAGCAAGTGTTCTAATTAGTATAGGATACCTCTGATATTTAATTGTACAGTGATATATTGATAGTAGATGATTATAGGTGGGTATAGAAGTAATTTTACATCTGAAACGTGCATAAAAGGTATGAGTGTAGAACACGCCCAAAATGTATGACTTTGCTAAGGCTATCATCGTCACAATTTCGATCTTATCTTGGATGCATTTTAGACAGTTACAAATGTGGGACCTAAGCAAGGTACAGCTTAGAGCTGAATTACAGCATGGCTTTGCATGCATcaaagaatatattttataaatggttGAATCCCCTTTCTTATGTGAAATCCTAATTGAAAAAtccctttcccattatcctcTGAGATCATGTAAGATTAAATTGGTTACATAGTATTGCCTGGAAAAACTGCTTATATCATCATTAAATGTACATAGTATCACTTTATGGATAGATAATGTTAGTAGATGAGGGAAGTTTAGGGTGATTACTTTTGATGGCATTCCTAActtgtacatatactgtaaataatagtatGTTGCTGAAATATAATATTCAAGATACTACAGAGATCTGTAAAAGTCTGGATTCCTAGTGAtttgtataaattaaatatagGTTAAACAAGGCTGAAATATATAATTACTATACACATAGCAGCTCATAAGAACATGTTGGCCTTATAACTACAGTGCATATAAAAACTCTACACACCCCTGCCAAATTGCAGATTCtgtctaattaaaaaattaaacccCAAGATAAATACTGTCTTAGGTTATTCCACCTTTGTTGCAAAATTacaatctatacaaagaaggtgaaaagaaataaaactgttgagtgaaaaaaggaaaacttcACAACTTCTAGTCAGTcaggatgtcaaacttgacaagtGGAATTGCTGATCTCCTTGTCacaggatgtcagattacacggcTAGGTTTCATAGGAGATGGCAAACTTCAGAACTCTGTGATGACTTTACAGCAAAGATTCACATTTACAAAGTTTCTACATTTTTCTGATgtcaataacatgctgcctgacgaCGGTGGTGCTGTTCAAATCCTTTCCAGACActccagaattcagctgcaacAACCCCAGCCCCTGCTTTTTTCCTCCAAATTCTGTCTTGGTATTTACATATTTAGACGTCCGAGGATGAAATTCTCTTCTACTGTATCAGTGAGGTTCAAAAACATGTTTCTATTTAGTTGAGTCTCATCTGCATGCATTATACTTCCAGATGAGTGCTCATTGATTGTCAGTTCTCTCATGCAAAGACTTTGCTGCTTATGATTTTAGGCATTCTCGGGGTGCATCACAGACTAGTTCATCTAGGTTAATGGGGACGTCAAACTACATGACTGATCACAGAAGTAAACCACAGCTTCCTCCACTTAGTGAATATGAAGTCAGCAACTGTAATTTAATtcttaatttattaaagaaatcatTGACTTTAGTCTCGCCTTCTTTTACAcatctttataaatatttcttaaatagGTTACTTATTTTTTGTGCTGCTGTGTGTAATGaggcagaagtacataataagcAAAAATAGGTGTGTcatgtatttgaaatattaaagtgtgTGGTTCAATTTAAATTGTCAGTTGTAatagaaatttttcatttttcacaccCCTAATAGAGATCCATAAAGGGCTAGATCACTtgtaaagtatcaaaaataatattcttaGTAACTGACCTTCAGTAAAATTGTCacttgcctggaacacccattaaaatctgatgacaccttaccgcagtttctctgaaaaggatgtttaatgattgaatccatcagtccagggatttgtccattccagaaagcattgggcacgaggctgaaacaatccctggacgggcaacagcacatcgcaaggtgaatacaagcactcacatacactagcgtcatttcattgtcaccaaatctgcatatcttttgaAGGAAACCgcagcacactgtggaaacccagaagggaaacatgcaaactccaggcagagaataccagcgacgtcactccctgcaagacagcagtgctaccgctctcctaccgtgtcacccccatgtgtgtaattattaacagtattcattagttaaacgaaattaatgatttatctgtaaaatgtaacatacatactttaatgtatttcatcatgaaaatgatatcaagtataaatcttaagaTTTatagagagttggaatatcatacatttaatgtgttctgtgtggtgatct containing:
- the LOC114653530 gene encoding uncharacterized protein LOC114653530; its protein translation is MSDSGPPFYQYKQQVNLNEEKLDPQMLSPLSLNGMNSTSSLDPAFLYHRWSDFTDDVSPNLGFSEAGGQRNPVNLSYSGNGPDLFGLVSSILEEPNGSQHLADWSTTSRLFPSLPVENSDCAGYPTLNNRSPAFIDTKELYTENFQKSPETQSDTLYEGVQDLSLMESWLSAVKKDTSLANLQPARSPQWIYAQDSTCRSNMFDQEAKFSSHEYNTDPCMHNFTKELLNGDPEKNSFDFSSCAFHNQSNSKNSGLQRGNKKDQFREKLSKQNLVNQSSINNLRSMHVGDGWGLQKQTFKNYEDHSNLQSLKKTIPPPPNSFDQPSLKENGINWRTNSDTMINSQEWCTVNRKSSDQANLKLPETYAFSSRFSQSVNSMLKSGENVYSAKSGHLKPDRDHLSPTGKFSTLYHINHVVNPQASSSEGSSFSVDSGLEQASLISVSQPACFSPTSSVCVGTRKDKMSMGDNSGCWLNLFSENPGQNISINVSRPDHIMPKEIQYSKQHGSISTGWGSSDSLRNEQFRFQNKANQEIQDDRKGNKKNNWFPQPHNFGCSTRHQYINNLTKHNQGVYNTYDFSNSFIPNFPLVTPELKQNLSFSQFNHNAGASPLPTSSLPFPDLIDLLHYEDLSHLGPSVDDIFCGDIPPPYFGFPQHFRFRSMRNRSSPANELHMQLEMCYEQWRALEKERKKTEANLARNFLGMRVSSSNNTPIPRLPASPSRVDHLIVDQLREQARIVTLVGKMERLRSAPVHTNIITALDHHLEAIHLTQARRKDEIVNATNRQRQGAPRYNDDKDVLALAVAIKELALYTRKAHTALWCALQMTLPNNALSASARQSELEKALQELINFTIAAEHSNQEKKVPSVLEGHQQMDTEKEIPKKQGD